One Vitis vinifera cultivar Pinot Noir 40024 chromosome 8, ASM3070453v1 genomic window carries:
- the LOC100255188 gene encoding fasciclin-like arabinogalactan protein 11, protein MLKQPLSTLLLIFFLHCTPASGQSSAPAPAPSGPINIVSVLKKSGKYTTFIRLLKSTQIDDQINSQLNDLNQGLTVFAPTDSAFSNLKPGMLNSLTDQQKFQLVQFHVVPSFLSIPQFQTVSNPLRTQAGGGTAQFPLNITMSGNQVNMTTGRVNTSLTNTLYTDGQLAVYEIDQVLLAEGLFRPPAPAPPPKTSDPSDAPSGSNGASDDSSDAKDRPHSAQKLVSFGVAVIVILHLWL, encoded by the coding sequence ATGTTGAAGCAACCTCTTTCTACCCTCCTGCTGATCTTCTTCCTCCACTGCACCCCAGCTTCTGGTCAGTCTTCAGCACCAGCTCCAGCACCCTCAGGTCCCATCAACATCGTCTCAGTTCTCAAAAAGAGTGGTAAATATACTACATTCATCCGGCTGCTAAAGAGCACCCAGATTGATGACCAAATCAACTCACAACTCAATGATTTAAACCAGGGTCTCACTGTATTTGCACCAACAGATAGTGCCTTTTCAAACCTCAAACCAGGTATGCTCAACTCACTCACAGATCAGCAGAAGTTTCAGCTGGTACAATTCCATGTTGTACCTTCTTTCCTTTCTATCCCACAGTTCCAAACTGTGAGCAACCCGCTGCGTACACAGGCAGGTGGTGGCACTGCCCAATTCCCACTGAATATCACAATGTCAGGAAATCAGGTGAACATGACAACTGGGCGTGTCAATACATCATTGACCAACACATTATACACTGACGGTCAGCTGGCTGTCTATGAAATCGACCAGGTTCTCCTTGCAGAAGGTCTCTTCAGGCCTCCAGCACCAGCTCCTCCTCCTAAGACTTCCGATCCTTCGGATGCTCCTTCAGGATCGAATGGCGCTTCTGATGATTCTTCTGATGCAAAGGATCGGCCCCACTCTGCACAAAAGCTGGTGTCTTTTGGAGTGGCTGTAATCGTAATATTGCACTTATGGCTATAA